In one Neobacillus sp. CF12 genomic region, the following are encoded:
- a CDS encoding formate/nitrite transporter family protein, translating to MSLYKPDQILEISIKNGIKKTNYPLLTTLLLGFQAGAFISLGFLLYIRVTAPLSDGLSGLSAILGASVFPIGLILTLIAGGELLTGNMMVVPLAKFANKIKTKQVLQNWLLITVSNFLGAIFVAYFFGHIVGLTETGVYLECTVHIAEHKIDATFLQAFVSGIGCNWLVAAAVWLSYGSEDMIGKIAGIWFPTMAFVAIGFQHVVANMFVIPAAIFAGHLTWMDYLANFVPVFLGNAVGGALFIGMSYWFAYKKNEYTVIEGIKKSGVFEKNIGL from the coding sequence ATGTCACTTTACAAACCCGATCAAATACTAGAAATTTCAATTAAAAACGGGATTAAAAAAACAAATTATCCATTATTAACAACACTCCTATTAGGATTTCAAGCAGGTGCTTTTATCTCATTAGGATTCCTGCTATATATTCGTGTTACAGCTCCATTATCAGATGGTTTATCGGGACTCAGTGCCATTTTGGGTGCCTCCGTCTTCCCTATAGGACTTATCCTTACATTAATTGCAGGAGGAGAGCTGCTCACTGGGAATATGATGGTCGTTCCCTTAGCGAAGTTTGCAAATAAAATTAAAACGAAACAGGTACTGCAAAACTGGCTACTCATCACGGTTAGCAATTTTCTAGGCGCTATCTTCGTCGCTTACTTTTTCGGACATATTGTCGGTTTAACAGAAACAGGCGTTTACCTAGAGTGTACTGTTCATATTGCAGAGCATAAAATAGATGCAACATTTCTTCAAGCATTTGTCTCGGGTATCGGCTGCAACTGGCTAGTCGCTGCAGCTGTTTGGTTGTCTTACGGAAGCGAGGATATGATCGGAAAGATTGCAGGAATTTGGTTCCCTACGATGGCCTTTGTTGCAATTGGATTTCAACACGTGGTTGCCAACATGTTTGTCATCCCGGCGGCGATTTTTGCTGGACACCTCACTTGGATGGATTACCTTGCTAACTTTGTTCCTGTTTTCCTAGGTAATGCTGTTGGCGGAGCACTATTTATCGGAATGTCCTATTGGTTTGCGTATAAAAAGAATGAATACACCGTTATCGAAGGAATTAAAAAGTCTGGAGTGTTCGAAAAGAATATTGGATTATAG
- a CDS encoding NUDIX domain-containing protein, whose translation MAATPRPASTVVIMDESSRVYLTKRPDSMKFMGGFHVFPGGTVEKHDTVVENDYVNSDESQLSVSLSFYIAAAREMFEEVGILLGNRQDGFPVQVPKEKVNTYRNDLLIGEIPFIRVLAQENLHFDPHCLTYFGQIITPEESPIRFDTRFFLAKLPQGQNPEPDQKEIDGAFWVKPEVALTAFYNKEIKLAPPTILALQAIIDFQQSGILKMSVSQKDLMSLIKELRKNDLF comes from the coding sequence ATGGCTGCAACTCCAAGACCGGCATCAACCGTTGTGATTATGGACGAATCATCAAGAGTTTATTTAACAAAGCGACCAGACTCGATGAAGTTTATGGGAGGATTCCACGTATTTCCCGGAGGGACTGTTGAAAAACATGATACAGTCGTTGAAAATGATTATGTGAATAGTGATGAGTCGCAACTTTCTGTTAGTCTTTCATTCTATATTGCTGCAGCTAGAGAAATGTTTGAAGAAGTTGGGATATTGTTGGGGAATAGGCAAGATGGATTCCCGGTTCAAGTGCCAAAGGAAAAGGTAAATACCTATCGAAATGATCTACTTATAGGTGAAATCCCTTTTATTCGCGTGTTAGCGCAAGAAAATCTACATTTTGATCCTCACTGTTTAACGTATTTCGGTCAAATTATCACACCAGAGGAAAGTCCGATTCGTTTTGATACCCGATTCTTTCTAGCAAAACTTCCACAAGGTCAAAATCCAGAGCCAGACCAAAAGGAGATTGATGGAGCGTTCTGGGTGAAGCCAGAAGTTGCGTTAACCGCATTTTATAATAAAGAAATAAAACTCGCACCACCAACCATTCTAGCACTTCAAGCTATCATTGATTTTCAACAGAGTGGTATCTTAAAGATGTCCGTATCACAAAAGGATTTAATGAGTTTGATTAAGGAATTACGAAAGAATGATCTTTTTTAA
- a CDS encoding ribose-phosphate diphosphokinase, with protein sequence MYGGHKVSYQLKKGFKLFALNSNQSLAKEMATHLGCEVGKSSVTQFSDGEIQVNIEESVRGCDVYVVQSTSHPSNDHIMELLIMIDALKRASAKNINVVIPYYSYARQDRKARSREPITAKLIANLLEKSGATRLLTMDFHAPQVQGFFDIPVDHLIGNPILSAYFEKKGLEDVVVVAPHNGAVGRARKMAKELNAPIALIDRRRTESDGAEILNIIGNIEGKNAIIIDDLINTATTTTLAANALVEYGAKSIYACCTHAVLSGTAIDKIQSSPIQELVITNTIEQAEEKRINKITMLSVAPLLADAIDRIHNERAVSPLFE encoded by the coding sequence ATGTATGGGGGACATAAAGTGTCGTATCAACTAAAAAAAGGGTTTAAATTGTTTGCGTTAAATTCAAATCAAAGCCTGGCAAAAGAGATGGCTACCCATCTAGGCTGCGAAGTTGGGAAGAGCTCGGTTACTCAATTTAGTGATGGTGAAATCCAAGTAAATATAGAAGAAAGTGTGCGCGGATGTGATGTTTATGTCGTTCAATCCACTTCACACCCAAGCAATGACCATATCATGGAGCTATTAATCATGATTGATGCCTTGAAAAGAGCTTCAGCCAAAAATATCAATGTCGTTATTCCTTACTACAGCTATGCACGACAGGACCGAAAAGCTAGGTCACGTGAACCGATTACAGCCAAACTAATTGCGAATCTTTTAGAAAAATCAGGTGCTACAAGGCTGCTAACGATGGACTTTCATGCGCCGCAGGTCCAAGGCTTTTTTGATATACCTGTAGATCATCTAATTGGAAATCCGATTCTATCTGCCTATTTTGAGAAAAAGGGGCTTGAAGATGTAGTCGTTGTTGCACCACATAACGGTGCTGTTGGACGCGCGAGGAAAATGGCCAAGGAATTAAATGCTCCGATTGCACTTATTGACCGTCGTCGGACTGAATCAGATGGTGCTGAAATTTTAAATATTATTGGGAATATAGAAGGTAAAAATGCGATTATTATTGATGATCTAATTAATACTGCCACAACGACGACGCTTGCTGCGAATGCGTTAGTGGAGTATGGTGCAAAGTCGATATATGCATGCTGCACACATGCTGTTCTTTCTGGTACAGCGATTGATAAAATTCAATCATCTCCTATCCAAGAATTAGTCATAACAAACACGATTGAACAGGCAGAAGAAAAACGGATTAATAAGATTACAATGCTATCCGTTGCACCATTACTGGCAGATGCGATTGATCGTATTCATAATGAAAGAGCAGTAAGTCCACTATTTGAATAG
- a CDS encoding GNAT family N-acetyltransferase — protein sequence MQITFEDIYIHGLVVAENNRYKHFHFPEMLSRYDSNYIEFKVFPTLDEFKIEEGYLRDYHQKNGQKHVKFKFPVNEKIPAELVNYLNLVGYDLGFLELYAIQPKLFPKVKENPDIEVQIVTEDNLKAFLALQYQQDIVFGSNFANQKVELNKSIFADPNILQLLALYKGTPAGAVDVIISKDTAEIDNLGVDEAFQKKGIGSRIQRFVMDTFQDKTVILVADGQDTPRDMYKRQNYKCLGFQYYTQKVYE from the coding sequence ATGCAAATTACATTTGAAGACATTTATATACATGGCCTTGTAGTAGCCGAAAATAATCGATACAAACATTTTCATTTTCCGGAAATGTTATCAAGATACGATAGTAATTACATTGAATTTAAAGTATTTCCGACACTGGATGAATTTAAAATTGAGGAAGGATATTTAAGAGATTATCATCAAAAAAATGGCCAAAAGCATGTAAAATTTAAATTTCCAGTTAATGAAAAAATCCCAGCTGAGTTAGTGAATTACTTAAATCTAGTAGGTTATGATCTGGGTTTTCTTGAACTCTATGCCATTCAACCAAAACTATTTCCGAAAGTGAAGGAAAATCCTGATATAGAGGTGCAAATTGTAACGGAGGATAATCTTAAAGCATTTCTTGCCTTACAGTATCAGCAGGATATCGTTTTTGGAAGTAATTTTGCCAATCAAAAGGTTGAATTAAACAAAAGTATATTTGCAGACCCGAATATCCTGCAGCTGCTCGCTTTATATAAAGGAACACCAGCTGGGGCAGTCGATGTCATTATTTCGAAGGACACAGCTGAAATAGATAATTTAGGTGTGGATGAAGCCTTTCAAAAGAAAGGAATCGGCAGCAGAATACAGAGATTTGTCATGGATACCTTCCAGGATAAGACCGTCATTTTAGTCGCAGATGGTCAGGACACTCCAAGAGACATGTATAAGCGGCAAAACTATAAATGTCTTGGTTTTCAATATTACACACAAAAAGTTTATGAATAA